From the Leifsonia sp. AG29 genome, one window contains:
- a CDS encoding zinc ribbon domain-containing protein: MKASPADQNELLRLQAADTRLAQLDHTAKNLPQLAELSRLAPEAEALRARWITATGELEDARAELKRVESDVELVENRIKRDSDRVQQSSSMKDVQALESELASLAKRRDDLEEIELTVMERVEELEEALAAVEAERSELTGRIDALERARDEEAGRVAAQRKALATDRETIAAALPAELVALYERQRARYGVGAALLLRGVSMGSNVKLTESDLSDIRRAASDDVVLCPDSGAILIRNEESGL, from the coding sequence GTGAAAGCCAGCCCCGCCGACCAGAACGAGCTCCTCCGCCTGCAGGCGGCCGACACCCGGCTCGCCCAGCTCGACCACACCGCGAAGAATCTCCCGCAGCTGGCCGAGCTCTCCCGCCTCGCGCCGGAGGCGGAGGCTCTGCGGGCGCGCTGGATCACGGCGACCGGCGAGCTCGAGGACGCCCGGGCCGAGCTGAAGCGCGTCGAGTCGGACGTCGAGCTCGTCGAGAACCGGATCAAGCGGGACTCCGACCGGGTTCAGCAGAGCTCCTCGATGAAGGACGTCCAGGCTCTCGAGTCCGAGCTCGCCTCGCTCGCGAAGCGGCGCGACGACCTCGAGGAGATCGAGCTGACCGTGATGGAGCGGGTGGAGGAGCTCGAGGAGGCCCTCGCGGCCGTGGAGGCCGAGCGGTCGGAGCTGACGGGGCGCATCGACGCGCTCGAGCGGGCACGCGATGAGGAGGCGGGCCGCGTCGCCGCCCAGCGGAAGGCACTCGCCACAGACCGGGAGACGATCGCTGCTGCGCTCCCTGCTGAGCTCGTCGCGTTGTACGAGCGCCAGCGCGCTCGGTACGGTGTCGGCGCGGCGCTCCTCCTTCGCGGTGTCTCGATGGGCTCCAACGTGAAGCTCACCGAGTCGGACCTCTCGGACATCCGCCGAGCCGCCTCGGACGACGTCGTGCTCTGCCCGGACAGCGGCGCGATCCTCATCCGCAACGAGGAGTCCGGGCTCTGA
- a CDS encoding Nif3-like dinuclear metal center hexameric protein yields the protein MPHTVDSVRETLERLWPLAGSESWDAPGLVAGDPEHPVERILLAVDAVAATVDEAVESRADLLLAHHPLLLRGITSVAADRYKGALLSRLIKHDVALYAAHTNADVVADGTSAVLAGKLGLADTTPIQPAADGVTGIGRVGTLPQPVTLGALARRLADLLPPTAGGVRASGDFHQPVSRVALCGGAGDSLLATDPVRGADVYITADLRHHPASEAREQALLGGGPALLDVSHWASEWLWLDVAADQLRAALPGVSVSVSELRTDPWDFAVLN from the coding sequence GTGCCGCACACCGTCGATTCCGTCCGTGAGACCCTCGAACGGCTCTGGCCGCTCGCCGGGTCCGAGAGCTGGGACGCGCCCGGGCTCGTCGCCGGCGACCCGGAACACCCGGTCGAGCGCATCCTGCTCGCGGTCGACGCCGTCGCGGCGACCGTCGACGAGGCGGTGGAGTCGCGCGCCGATCTGCTGCTGGCGCACCACCCGCTCCTCCTGCGCGGGATCACCTCGGTGGCTGCCGACCGCTACAAGGGGGCGCTGCTCAGCAGGCTGATCAAGCACGATGTCGCGCTCTACGCGGCGCACACCAACGCCGATGTCGTGGCCGACGGCACCAGCGCGGTCCTCGCCGGCAAGCTGGGCCTGGCCGACACCACGCCGATCCAGCCCGCGGCCGACGGGGTGACCGGCATCGGCCGGGTCGGGACGCTGCCGCAGCCCGTGACGCTCGGTGCGCTGGCTCGCCGACTCGCCGACCTGCTGCCTCCCACGGCCGGCGGAGTCCGGGCCTCGGGCGACTTCCACCAGCCCGTCTCGCGCGTCGCGCTCTGCGGCGGAGCCGGCGATTCCCTCTTGGCGACCGATCCGGTGCGGGGAGCCGACGTGTACATCACCGCCGATCTGCGCCACCACCCGGCTTCGGAGGCGCGCGAGCAGGCGCTGCTCGGCGGCGGCCCGGCCCTCCTCGACGTCTCGCACTGGGCGAGCGAGTGGCTGTGGCTCGACGTGGCCGCAGACCAGCTCCGCGCCGCGCTTCCCGGAGTCTCCGTGTCGGTGAGCGAACTGCGCACCGACCCGTGGGACTTCGCCGTCCTCAACTAG
- a CDS encoding cytosine permease, with product MDRHGDDDRHSDDELASALEAEVARITSAIPIIVTRPAETGLEAAAEGSPEPAPEARLEEDDEPDPGPPTQLISWEDLPVPRRPSGPEPTFSPWVATAAIPIQKPAEPEEHDEPERDPEPQAPPISRAEPLGLVPADLAPRDSEPIPVLPELPVTPPEAEPVVVAVADDHDLLAAKPRHRVDDEAERDDQPEEEAAPASSAPAPTSRVIATGATRVVEAVAPPVFVAETVDLEPTPLDRRVGRASRMFWLWFAATSSLVSIGVGATLFSLGMSLRQLLVATLVGIGLSFLPLGLGTLAGKWSGQPTMVLSRATFGLLGNAVPAVLALLTKLFWGALLLWLAGSGAGAVWAAAGWGAGRLPATIVAVVVTIAVAGVIAFFGYGLVARVQLVLTIASAVLIALMIAATWRHVDVARALAVPDSLWTHVVTGAVLVFTYVGLAWAMSSAEVARYQRPRSSGGVAMLWATFGAGVPPFVLVSYGGLLAASDPSLARRLAGDPVATIAGLGLPAWYPIPLLLAVELSLVSALVLTSYSAGFTVDALGVRLGRRWSTATASAAIGVVGILLALTVTDLATVIRGVPTALAVPVAAWAGIFSGETMLRLRRFHQPSLLRRGGVYPDWRWPNLVMLVVASAIGLGLVSSPLSWLAWEGYLFRFAGIDPRSGIGSSNIGVVVALVLGLLTAFLSALPAVRRQERARS from the coding sequence ATGGACCGGCACGGGGACGACGATCGGCACAGCGACGACGAGCTCGCCAGCGCCCTCGAGGCGGAGGTCGCCCGCATCACGTCGGCCATCCCGATCATCGTCACGCGCCCGGCGGAGACCGGGCTCGAGGCGGCTGCGGAGGGATCGCCGGAGCCCGCGCCGGAGGCGCGGCTCGAGGAGGACGACGAGCCCGATCCGGGGCCGCCCACCCAGCTCATCAGCTGGGAGGATCTCCCGGTGCCCCGCCGCCCCTCCGGTCCGGAGCCCACGTTCAGCCCCTGGGTGGCCACCGCCGCGATCCCGATCCAGAAGCCGGCCGAGCCGGAGGAGCACGACGAGCCGGAGCGGGACCCGGAACCGCAGGCCCCTCCGATCTCCCGGGCGGAGCCGCTCGGGCTCGTTCCCGCTGACCTCGCACCCCGCGACAGCGAGCCGATCCCGGTGCTCCCCGAGCTGCCTGTCACACCGCCCGAAGCGGAGCCCGTGGTCGTCGCCGTCGCCGACGACCACGACCTCCTCGCCGCCAAGCCGCGCCATCGCGTCGACGACGAGGCTGAGCGCGACGATCAGCCCGAGGAGGAGGCGGCACCGGCGTCGAGCGCCCCCGCGCCCACCAGCCGGGTGATCGCGACGGGCGCCACCCGGGTCGTCGAGGCGGTCGCGCCTCCCGTGTTCGTCGCAGAGACGGTCGATCTCGAGCCGACACCGCTCGACCGGCGCGTCGGGCGAGCCTCCCGGATGTTCTGGCTGTGGTTCGCGGCGACCTCGTCGCTCGTGAGCATCGGTGTCGGCGCGACGCTCTTCTCGCTCGGGATGAGTCTCCGTCAGCTCCTCGTCGCGACTCTCGTGGGGATCGGCCTGTCCTTCCTCCCGCTCGGGCTCGGCACCCTGGCGGGCAAATGGAGCGGCCAGCCGACCATGGTCCTCTCCCGCGCGACATTCGGTCTGCTGGGCAATGCCGTGCCCGCCGTCCTCGCCCTTCTCACGAAGCTGTTCTGGGGCGCACTCCTGCTCTGGCTGGCGGGTTCCGGCGCCGGCGCGGTGTGGGCCGCGGCGGGGTGGGGCGCGGGCCGGCTCCCGGCCACCATCGTCGCCGTCGTCGTGACGATCGCCGTCGCCGGAGTGATCGCCTTCTTCGGCTACGGGCTCGTCGCCCGCGTCCAGCTCGTGCTGACGATCGCCTCCGCGGTGCTCATCGCACTGATGATCGCCGCCACCTGGAGGCACGTCGACGTGGCGCGGGCGCTCGCCGTCCCCGACTCGCTGTGGACCCATGTCGTCACGGGTGCCGTGCTCGTGTTCACCTACGTCGGGCTCGCGTGGGCCATGAGCAGCGCCGAGGTCGCGCGGTACCAGCGGCCGCGATCCTCGGGCGGCGTCGCCATGCTGTGGGCCACCTTCGGGGCCGGCGTGCCCCCGTTCGTGCTCGTCTCCTACGGGGGGCTGCTCGCTGCCTCCGACCCGTCCCTGGCCAGGCGCCTCGCCGGCGACCCCGTCGCCACGATCGCGGGGCTGGGGCTTCCCGCCTGGTACCCGATCCCGCTCCTGCTCGCCGTCGAGCTGAGCCTCGTGTCCGCCCTGGTGCTGACCAGCTACTCTGCGGGCTTCACCGTCGATGCTCTGGGTGTCCGGCTCGGGAGGCGCTGGAGCACCGCGACCGCGTCGGCGGCCATCGGCGTCGTCGGCATCCTCCTGGCGCTGACCGTGACCGATCTCGCGACCGTCATCCGCGGTGTGCCGACCGCGCTCGCCGTGCCCGTCGCCGCGTGGGCCGGGATCTTCTCCGGTGAGACCATGCTGCGGCTGAGACGGTTCCATCAGCCGTCGCTCCTGCGCCGCGGCGGCGTCTACCCGGACTGGAGGTGGCCGAACCTCGTCATGCTCGTGGTCGCGTCCGCGATCGGGCTCGGGCTCGTCAGTTCGCCGTTGTCCTGGCTCGCCTGGGAGGGCTACCTGTTCCGGTTCGCCGGGATCGACCCGCGCTCGGGCATCGGCTCCAGCAACATCGGCGTCGTCGTGGCTCTCGTGCTCGGGCTGCTGACCGCTTTCCTCTCGGCGCTGCCCGCGGTCCGCAGGCAGGAGCGCGCGCGAAGCTGA
- a CDS encoding thymidylate synthase — MSETIPTPYEDLLRDVLEHGAHKSDRTGTGTRSVFGRQLRFDLAEGFPLVTTKRVHFKSIAYELLWFLRGEGNVRWLQENGVTIWDEWADENGDLGPVYGVQWRSWPTPDGRHIDQIEQVIDTLRTDPDSRRIIVSAWNVADIPDMALAPCHAFFQFYVADGRLSCQLYQRSADMFLGVPFNIASYALLTLMVAQQVGLEPGEFVWTGGDCHIYDNHLDQVREQLTREPFPSPTLRILRRPESIFDYRFEDFEVEGYRHHPAIRAAVAV; from the coding sequence ATGAGCGAGACCATCCCCACCCCGTACGAGGATCTCCTGCGCGACGTCCTCGAGCATGGCGCCCACAAGTCCGACCGCACCGGGACGGGCACCCGGAGCGTCTTCGGTCGTCAGCTCCGCTTCGATCTCGCCGAGGGCTTCCCGCTCGTCACGACGAAGCGGGTGCATTTCAAGTCCATCGCCTACGAGCTGCTGTGGTTCCTCCGCGGTGAGGGCAACGTGCGCTGGCTGCAGGAGAACGGCGTGACCATCTGGGACGAGTGGGCCGACGAGAACGGCGACCTCGGGCCCGTCTACGGCGTCCAGTGGCGGTCGTGGCCGACGCCCGACGGGCGGCACATCGACCAGATCGAGCAGGTCATCGACACCCTCCGCACCGATCCCGACTCGCGACGGATCATCGTGTCCGCGTGGAATGTCGCGGACATCCCGGACATGGCGCTCGCTCCCTGCCACGCCTTCTTCCAGTTCTACGTGGCCGACGGCCGGCTCTCCTGCCAGCTGTACCAGCGCAGCGCCGACATGTTCCTCGGGGTGCCCTTCAACATCGCGAGCTACGCGCTGCTGACGCTGATGGTGGCACAGCAGGTCGGTCTCGAACCCGGCGAGTTCGTCTGGACGGGAGGCGACTGCCACATCTACGACAATCACCTCGACCAGGTCCGGGAGCAGCTGACCCGCGAGCCCTTCCCGTCGCCGACGCTGCGCATCCTCCGCCGGCCGGAGAGCATCTTCGACTACCGCTTCGAGGACTTCGAGGTCGAGGGGTACCGGCACCATCCGGCGATCCGCGCGGCCGTCGCCGTATGA
- a CDS encoding dihydrofolate reductase: protein MTPDERARSQPRPAVALIWAQAKGRVIGAGGVMPWHLPEDLRHFRQLTDAEPVVMGRRTWESLPDRFRPLPGRVNIVVTRKPDWEAPGATTAHSLQAALDAAAQAAGSATVWVMGGAELYSQSLPLADRVELTEIDLVVTGDTFAPELGPEWSADPAPWRTAESGTRYRFLTYRR from the coding sequence ATGACGCCTGACGAGCGGGCCCGGTCTCAGCCGCGGCCCGCTGTCGCGCTCATCTGGGCGCAGGCGAAGGGACGCGTGATCGGTGCGGGCGGTGTCATGCCGTGGCACCTCCCCGAAGACCTCCGGCACTTCCGTCAGCTGACGGACGCGGAGCCGGTCGTCATGGGCCGCCGCACGTGGGAGTCCCTCCCGGACCGCTTCCGCCCCCTCCCGGGCCGTGTCAACATCGTGGTGACTAGGAAGCCGGATTGGGAGGCGCCCGGCGCCACGACCGCGCACTCCCTGCAGGCGGCACTCGACGCCGCCGCCCAGGCGGCCGGAAGCGCTACCGTCTGGGTCATGGGAGGCGCGGAGCTCTACTCCCAATCGCTCCCGCTGGCCGACCGCGTCGAACTCACCGAGATCGACCTCGTCGTGACCGGCGACACGTTCGCCCCCGAACTCGGCCCCGAGTGGTCCGCCGACCCGGCCCCGTGGCGGACCGCGGAGAGCGGCACGCGGTACCGGTTCCTCACCTACCGCCGGTGA